The window ACCAGCCGGAAGAGGGTGCGGGGCCCCACGCCGTCCACCGATGCGAGCACGGCCAACAGGCCGCTCGTTTCGGACCGCTCCATTTTCCTCGCCATCCTTCCTTCACGCTTTCCCACGCCGCCGGATTTCCGGAATCGTCCGACAATCCCCAACAAAAACAGAACCCTGCCCGCGTGGGGCAAGGTTCTGCGCGCTTCCGTCACCGAAGGCGGCCCTGACCTTACCGGTGCGCGACGGTGAGGCAGCGCTCGTACAGCCCGCGCTCCTTGAGCACCTCAACGAGCGTCTCCCCGATCACCGCCGGCGTCTTGGCCACGCGCACACCGCAGGCTTCCAGCTTGGCGATCTTCTCCGCAGCCGTCCCCTTGCCTCCGGAGATGATCGCCCCGGCATGGCCCATGCGCTTGCCGGGCGGGGCCGTTTGCCCGCCGATAAAGCCGACCACCGGCTTCGTCATGTTGGCCCGGATCCACTCGGCCGCCTCTTCCTCCGCCGTGCCACCGATCTCCCCGATGAGGATGACGGCGTAGGTGTCGGGATCCTCCTCAAACATCCGCAGCACGTCGATGAACTCGGTGCCCTTCACCGGATCGCCGCCGATGCCCACCGCCGTCGACTGGCCGATGCCGCGCGTGGTGAGCTGGTGCACCGCCTCATAAGTGAGCGTCCCGCTGCGGGAGACGATGCCCACATGCCCCGGCGCGTGGATGTAGCCGGGCATGATCCCGATCTTGCACTCGCCCGGCGTGATGACACCCGGGCAG is drawn from Calditerricola satsumensis and contains these coding sequences:
- the sucD gene encoding succinate--CoA ligase subunit alpha, coding for MSILVNKDTKVIVQGITGSQGLFHTKQMIEYGTKIVGGVTPGKGGMVVEGVPVFDTVAEAVEKTGANASVIYVPPAFAADAIMEAVDAGLDLVVCITEGIPVLDMVKVKRYLEGKKTRLIGPNCPGVITPGECKIGIMPGYIHAPGHVGIVSRSGTLTYEAVHQLTTRGIGQSTAVGIGGDPVKGTEFIDVLRMFEEDPDTYAVILIGEIGGTAEEEAAEWIRANMTKPVVGFIGGQTAPPGKRMGHAGAIISGGKGTAAEKIAKLEACGVRVAKTPAVIGETLVEVLKERGLYERCLTVAHR